The Gordonia westfalica genomic interval GGAGGCGCTGCGCCGCGCGCTCGACCCCCGCAAGGTGAAGTTCACGTATGTGCCGTACCCGGCCGACTTCGGCCCGGCGACCGGCATGGGCGACCTGTCGTATGAGGAGTCGAAAGCGATCGGCGCGGCAGCGTTGGATCGAGCTGTCACCGAATCCCGCGAACTCGTGGTCGTCGGCGGCTACAGTGCGGGCGCGGCGGTCGCA includes:
- a CDS encoding PE-PPE domain-containing protein, translating into MIELLWVDGTWAPPRRLPASEALRRALDPRKVKFTYVPYPADFGPATGMGDLSYEESKAIGAAALDRAVTESRELVVVGGYSAGAAVA